The Crassostrea angulata isolate pt1a10 chromosome 1, ASM2561291v2, whole genome shotgun sequence nucleotide sequence ccttgactgtgttcgtgtacatttgtatatactgattttgaacctcaaataccagagaactggtcttgagtgaataaagaattgaattgacAGCCCCATGCATGATGTGACAGCCCCATGTCTGATATGTTTGGCATCTAATTACGATTGGCACAGATAGGGCGCTAATGAGTTTAGGATAGGGAGGAGGGTTAACAATTCTTGACCAGTTCAAGAAGTTATCACAGCAAAGTCTGTGGGAGTAACCAACTCAAATccacaggtgcttgtggacaGGATCGTGCACTACCCTCCACATCCCCTTTCCAATTTTTtctatgattttaattttttttatatatatattatcgtTAATAACCCCTTATATATGTCTCAAGtcgaaaaaataacaaaaatatcacaACTCTGTGGCATTTTATATTCACACTCGTTTCCCCTATATAGAAGAAACCAGTGCGAATATAAAAGAAGTTATAGaaaaaatttggaaaaggggTTGGGGTTGGGGGTAGTGCACAATCCtgtccacaagcacctgtgtaaaatatttgtatttgtattgtaATATAGAACTAAAAATACCCAAACAAACTTGAGACTGGTACAAAGATGTATGTAACATTTCTGAGCATgttttctcgttatgtcacaaatgagataattttattactatgccctgaaaattgccctcccggaaacagttatagcgagcgcagctcgccggcgcgcaggcGGGCGAAGCGAGCTTTGCCGGCAAGGCTTGGGTGAATAGAAAATTCTGACTAGTTGCACAtgattcaacggatttttttggcgtcagttaCTCATACCAGTAATGCCCTGTTTTTATCGGACCAGCAGTTCCCTGTAACtatatacatgcattgtaaatatactGCTGACACAAcgtatttaatctttattttcacttccatttattacatgctcccataaaaaaagggggggggctcCATTTTCCTCATATGATCAGCAATTTTTTCaaacgaaatttaaaaaaaaatatttatttttttaaatctctcagttgtctgctgcaagaaaagaggaagtAAACTGCAAtgaacattatgttaaaatcttaaaatttattattcaacaaaattgTATCTGAGAAAAATTTTgcttataaaaattataaataatgaaaatttactaaaaaaaaattttaaggtatgttttattttattttgcattcaaattcatctACGTTACCttgctacttttatttttattgatttatcataattcattatttgatcacatgctgcgctcgcccaaacgatcatattatttcacaggaaatagttatattgccctcccaaAACTGTTATATCGCCCTCACGTGCAGTAATTCAACATATCATTTACGTCGGGTTCGATAGTGGTGTCGCTCCTATACCTTCGCGACtttgcactttcgccttcgcatctccACACTTCTAACAAAAGGCAAAAGTTCGAAGATCGATGTGGCCCCAACGGACCACCGtagaaacaaattatttacattttgatccACTGATGAACAACATGACCGCACACTCCCCTGAATTTATACTCCAATATTTCAGGTGCTTGGTTACGCCTACCCTAAATAGGAAATTTATGAAAGATATGAAAgtacccggatgataatgttgaaagaTTGAGCGAGGTATTCTGAGTGACTTTCGAATGGAgatagatgtaaacattcctcattgtaaatctctgtaagaaatCGCTTTTCATTCCCGTGAATCTTTccaagtgaaaaatgataatgaatcaATAGAGATATCTTGGAAAATTTCCCTTTAAtagattttaattgcacttcctTTAtagatatgtttatttttattaaaaatcatccaaatgtGCTTAAGAAATATCTTGGGGTAGACTAtagtttgttatagaattgataggtGATGACTACTGTATGTTGTATGCATGTGTTTACAGGAAGAAGATTGTGGCAGAGAAAGGCCTGGCATCTATAGAGCACTACATGACTGAGGATCACGAGATGTTAAGGAGGGCCGGCACAGAGTGTATGTGTAACATGGTGATGAACGAACAGGTCAGTCTGTgtaatgtagtacatgtaaattcatactGTACCTAGCCGAACTTTTGTTGCCAATCTACTTTCACTGTCAGACTTAATAAACCCTGCAGTAATAATCTAATTCctgatcaaaatattttatctctAATACcttctttttgaaaactttattgttttatcaaCCTTCAAActattcaagaaaaaaaaaaaaaaaaaattcaaatgtgttTGGAATTTAAAGGAACACTCAAACATGCAGATTAGCCTTCCGCTGTTTGTCATCTTGGTTTTGCTTGCTGTTTTAAGGTAGCAAAAACATTTGAGGCTGAGAATGATCGTCTAAAGCTGATAGTTTTGTACTGTGGAGATGAGGATGAATTGGTTGTGAGGGCCGCAACAGGTGCCCTGGCCATGTTGACACACAGTGAGAAGATATGCAGGAAAGTCTTagaggtaatacatgtactatgaatcATGACACtctgtttcattttttcttcaaaattttcatgtcaaaatattgtaagaATTTTGAAGATTGATTTTTGCctgcttgtacaaaaaaaaaatatttttccattttgatGGGCCATGTACATTtatgagtttttaaaaatgtgcatattttTGACAGGTAAAACCTTGGCAAGAGATTTTACTGAGCACAGTAGTTAGCGAAAATGTAGAAATCCAGCACAGGGGCTGCTATGTGCTGAGGAACATGTTGTCCGTGGACAAGGAAATGGCGGAGAAAGTGATCGAGGGACAAATGCTGGAAGTCTTAATGGCCCTGTCAATCCTAGAGGACCCCCAAAAGGAAGTGGTCAAAAAGTGTGCCGCTTCCTGTCTTGAGATCTGTGTCAAATACGAGCTCATCAAACCCAAGGAATGAGCCCCAAGATCTagcatcaattttttaaaaatacattgcaGTGCCAAAATCTTAAAACACCAGTCAGTGTGCAATAGAAAGTGAAGGAATAAAGTCCCTTGTCAGCAAAACCACTGTGACTGTACTGTTGATTGGATGATCCCTGCTTtactacaagtacatgtactacttatCGAATGAGACGACTTAAGATCGACTAGTTTTCATTTCTTATGAGACAAGGTTGACTGTCATTATCTTAGTTAACATGTACCAATGATATGGCTCTCTGTCGACAGGAACAAATGTCATTAAAGGTCCCAAACAGTTGTAGGTTCAGTTAAATAGAAAATGTGTTGTTGGCAATGCCACTCTGAcataatcaatacatgtattagtaataCTGCTTCATTTcatgatatatttgtatatgCAAAGCATTCATACATCATTTCATGTGTATGCAATCTAGCCCATTTTACTACATATGCATATATTGGATTAATGTTTCGTTttccattatttatttatgtgtgATTGTTATTTTCTGTTTGGAGATAGAATTTTAGGATTCACaacttttctttataatttattattggTATAGCATGTACTTTacagttttacaaaataaagtgTGATTAAACACgtgtgaattattttttttatttgttccaACAATACTTAGAATTAAGATGAAGGCAGTACCATTCATTAATGCTATTAACTGAAAGAATTTTGTGAtaccatacatgtatcaaatcaatcttaatatatattatataattaactTAAAACCTTTTCTTAAGTCTATACAAAAATAAAGTCTGTCAGGCTcttattagggccccgcaaggatttgcgggtgccctatagtaatcactctgtccgtccgtccttctgtccgtccgtctgtcactcttccgtccacaaatttcctgtttttttctaataactttttttatggttacccaatcaaattcaaatttggtatggtagttcagtaggcagaaatacatattttgatgctaagtttggttctctatgtcttctggtttggagctggggtggtggggtagattcctaactatgcataagaatgaatgggcaaagagagataactgctgagaatgaatgggcaaagagagataactgctgagaatgttaccattgtgtacatggaaggctgtgcaatatttgtcctttgggattaattaaccttacacaggaagaaaatcctaagctttatctttatctgtcacattgagattaattactgcactgcctgtgtttgcaaatgaactttgttttgaagttaaggtcaattttgaatgatgtgtagtattgtgtacattctttgaaatatggatttaaaatataatattcatattttattttggttaaaatacagtacacaatgatttataataattttattgaattctaaaatcaagatatatattaaaatatcttttttcactattttattttttaattttatttttttctgccttaatgctgttaattttaacaggtaatcagataataaccccattctgtcatttctgaaaaaaaaaattattgtgattttagaagaaaaggatgagagagcagaaaaattaatcccctgggattaattatcttgcctgctgcagaaaatttagaggcttatctctatctgtcatatcgaGATTAATGAACATCTTTGTCtgcactgatgtttgttttgaagcaaattaaactctcattcAATGAGTTGCACCTTaatatttttacccctcagtttaaaggatggtatttgataaagaatatatttcattctagtccaaatacttatattctgtaaaataaaaaaaaatatatgaattacaataaattaaaaaaaaaatcattagataTCAGTtgtttgattcttttttttttcttttttaatagatgttttggtgttgttgttgttgtttttggttgctatgtttatattaaaggaaacttaagaATAGTACCTGAAAATATTCCTTCTGTAAGGCCTcgttaaattcaataaatggatgagagcaggataattaatcccctgagattaattatcttgcctgtttCAGAAAATCTAAGGTCTGTCTTTATCAGTTATATGTATTACCGTACACATGTGTCTGCAAGTGATGTTTGTTTGAAGTtgaggcaaagcctaggtatcattgcattggtatccattctttgtttttttaacaaattttatttcatcccatgttaaccccctttatcc carries:
- the LOC128188139 gene encoding protein unc-45 homolog A-like: MLYACVYRKKIVAEKGLASIEHYMTEDHEMLRRAGTECMCNMVMNEQVAKTFEAENDRLKLIVLYCGDEDELVVRAATGALAMLTHSEKICRKVLEVKPWQEILLSTVVSENVEIQHRGCYVLRNMLSVDKEMAEKVIEGQMLEVLMALSILEDPQKEVVKKCAASCLEICVKYELIKPKE